The genomic segment GAACGCGGCGCGCTGCTCATTCCCTTCTACGAGGGGATGGAGGATCAGTTGCACGAGGGCGAGGAGCCGAAGATGGTGATGTGCCGCTTCCGCACGCTCGGCTGCATCCCCTGCACCGGGGCGGTGCGCTCCACCGCCGCCACCATCGACGAGATCGTGGTCGAGGCGGCGGCGGCAAGACGCAGCGAGCGCGAGACCCGCATCATCGACCATGGAAGCAACTCCATGGAAGACAAGAAAAGAGAAGGGTATTTCTGATGGGTGGCGCAGCGTTCAACTTCAGGCTCAACGACGAGATCGAGCTGCTGCGGCTGGTTACGGTGGGTAGTGTCGACGATGGCAAGTCGACCCTGATCGGCCGGCTGCTGGTCGACACCAAGGGGGCCTTCGAGGATCAACTGCTGGCGGTGACCCGAAAGCGCGGCCCCGCCTCCGAGGCGGAGGTCGATCTGGCCATGCTGACCGACGGACTGCAGGCGGAGCGGGAGCAGGGGATCACCATCGATGTCGCCTACCGCTACTTCGCCACCGCCCGGCGCAAGTTCATCATGGCCGATTGTCCCGGCCACGAGCAGTACACGCGCAACATGGTCACCGGTGCATCCACCGCCACCGCGGCGATCATTCTGATCGACGCGCGCAACGGGGTGATGCCGCAGACACGGCGCCACGCCCACATCCTCGCGCTGCTGCGGGTGCGCCATCTCATCGCCGCGATCAACAAGATGGACCTGGTCGATTACGACCAGGGGCGCTTCGACGCCATCGCAGCCGAGCTGCGCGACTTCTGCCGGCGGCAGGGGGTGGAGGATCTGATCTGCATCCCGATCTCCGCGCTCAAGGGGGACAACGTCGCCCGCCGCAGCGAGGCGATGGCATGGTATGAGGGGGCAACCCTGCTCGAGACGCTGGAGCGGTTGCCCGCGTTCGACGACGTCGCGCAGAAGCCCTTCCGCTTCCCGGTGCAGATGGTCAACCGGCCGCAGACGCCGGAGCACCCCGACTTCCGCGGCTTCATGGGGCGGATCGTCTCCGGCAGCGTCTCGGTGGGGGATCCAGTGGTATCGCTCCCCTCCGGGCGGCGGTCGTCGGTGAAGGAGATCGTCACCTTCGACGGGTCGTTGGCGCGGGCCTTCGCGCCGATGAGCGTCACCCTGACGCTGAACGACGAGATCGACGTCTCGCGGGGGGACATGCTGGTGCGTGCCGACCAGCCGCCGCCGAGGGGGGAGCGAACGGTGGAGATCGATCTCTGCTGGATCGGCGACGAGCCGCTCAGGCCGCGCGCCACCTACATCGTCAAGCAGACCACCAACACCCTGAAGGCGCGGGTGGAGGAGATTATCCACGTCACCGACATCCATACGCTGGAGCAGAAACCGGCCGAGGCGATGGAGATGAACGATCTGGGGCGGGTCCGGTTGCGGCTGCAGCGGCCGACCAGCTACGACAGCTATCGCGACAACCGGGCCACCGGCAGTCTGATCCTGATCGATGCCTTCACCAACAACACCGTCGGTGCAGGCATGGTGGTGTGATGCGCAGGGGGCGGCGCGCGGCTGCCGCCGGCAGCTGATCCTGCCGCGGGGGCGCCGCAGGGGCCTCCCCGGCCGGCCTCCCGAGCCGTCCTTTCGGCCCGCGCAGCCGGAATCGTCGACGGCATCGCCTCGGGCAGAAACGAACAGGGCCCGCAAGCGGGGGCTTGCGGGCCCTGTGGCACTGCATGCCGCGGCGGTTGCGGCTTCTTACATCATCCCGCCCATGTCGCCGCCGCCTGCGGCCGGCGCCGGCTCCTCCTTCTTGGGCAGCTCGGCCACCATCGCCTCGGTGGTGATGAGCAGCGAGGCCACCGACGCCGCGTTCTGCAGCGCGGTGCGCACCACCTTGGTCGGGTCGATCACGCCCATCTTGACCAGATCGCCATACTCCTCGGTGGCGGCGTTGAAGCCGTAGGCGTTCTCCTTGTTGGCGGCCACGTTGTTGACCACCACGGAGGACTCGCCACCGCAGTTGGCGACGATCTGGCGCAACGGCTCCTCGACCGCCCGGGCGATGATCTGCGCACCGACTTCCTGGTCCCGGTTGTCGGCGTCGATCTTGGCCGCGTTGGCCCGCGCCCGGATCAGCGCCACGCCGCCGCCGGGGACGATCCCCTCCTCGACCGCGGCGCGGGTGGCATGCAGGGCGTCCTCCACGCGATCCTTCTTCTCCTTCATCGCCACTTCGCTGGCGGCGCCGACCTTGATCACCGCCACGCCGCCGGCCAGCTTGGCCAGCCGCTCCTGCAGCTTCTCACGGTCGTAGTCGGAGGTGGTATCCTCGATCTGCTTGCGGATCTGGTTGATCCGTCCCTCGATGGCCGACTTGTCGCCGTTGCCGTCGACGATGGTGGTGGTGTCCTTGGTGATCTTGACCGAGCCGGCGGTGCCGAGATCGTCGATGGAGACGTTCTCCAGCTTGATGCCGAGATCCTCGGAGATCATCTTGCCGCCGGTGAGGATGGCCATATCCTCGAGCATCGCCTTGCGCCGGTCGCCGAAGCCGGGCGCCTTGACCGCGGCGACGTTGACCACGCCGCGCATCTTGTTGACCACCAGCGTGGCCAGCGCCTCGCCTTCGACATCCTCGGCGATGATCAGCAGCGGCTTGCCCGAACGGGCCACCGACTCGAGCAGCGGCAGCAGATCGCGCATGTTCGAGATCTTCTTCTCGTAGAGCAGGATGTAGGGGTTCTCGAGCGTCGCTTCCATGCGCTCGCTGTCGGTGACGAAGTAGGGGGAGAGGTAGCCGCGGTCGAACTGCATCCCCTCGACCACTTCCAGCTCGGTCTCCAGCCCCTTGGCCTCCTCGACGGTGATCACCCCCTCCTTGCCGACCTTCTCCATCGCATCGGCGATGATCTTGCCGATCTCGGTGTCGCCGTTGGCGGAGATGGCGCCGACCTGGGCGATCTCCTCCTGGTTCTTGACCGACTTGGAGAGCTTCTCCAGCTCGGCGACGATGGCGTCCACCGCCTTGTCGGCACCGCGCTTGAGGTCCATCGGATTCATGCCGGCGGCGACCGCCTTGATCCCCTCGCGGGCGATGGCCTGGGCCAGCACGGTGGCGGTGGTGGTGCCGTCAC from the Zetaproteobacteria bacterium genome contains:
- a CDS encoding sulfate adenylyltransferase; the protein is MGGAAFNFRLNDEIELLRLVTVGSVDDGKSTLIGRLLVDTKGAFEDQLLAVTRKRGPASEAEVDLAMLTDGLQAEREQGITIDVAYRYFATARRKFIMADCPGHEQYTRNMVTGASTATAAIILIDARNGVMPQTRRHAHILALLRVRHLIAAINKMDLVDYDQGRFDAIAAELRDFCRRQGVEDLICIPISALKGDNVARRSEAMAWYEGATLLETLERLPAFDDVAQKPFRFPVQMVNRPQTPEHPDFRGFMGRIVSGSVSVGDPVVSLPSGRRSSVKEIVTFDGSLARAFAPMSVTLTLNDEIDVSRGDMLVRADQPPPRGERTVEIDLCWIGDEPLRPRATYIVKQTTNTLKARVEEIIHVTDIHTLEQKPAEAMEMNDLGRVRLRLQRPTSYDSYRDNRATGSLILIDAFTNNTVGAGMVV
- the groL gene encoding chaperonin GroEL, with the protein product MAAKEIRFSEDARARMMRGVNTLADAVKVTLGPKGRNVVLEKSWGAPNVTKDGVSVAKEIELEDKLENMGAQMVKEVASKTADVAGDGTTTATVLAQAIAREGIKAVAAGMNPMDLKRGADKAVDAIVAELEKLSKSVKNQEEIAQVGAISANGDTEIGKIIADAMEKVGKEGVITVEEAKGLETELEVVEGMQFDRGYLSPYFVTDSERMEATLENPYILLYEKKISNMRDLLPLLESVARSGKPLLIIAEDVEGEALATLVVNKMRGVVNVAAVKAPGFGDRRKAMLEDMAILTGGKMISEDLGIKLENVSIDDLGTAGSVKITKDTTTIVDGNGDKSAIEGRINQIRKQIEDTTSDYDREKLQERLAKLAGGVAVIKVGAASEVAMKEKKDRVEDALHATRAAVEEGIVPGGGVALIRARANAAKIDADNRDQEVGAQIIARAVEEPLRQIVANCGGESSVVVNNVAANKENAYGFNAATEEYGDLVKMGVIDPTKVVRTALQNAASVASLLITTEAMVAELPKKEEPAPAAGGGDMGGMM